The following coding sequences lie in one Eubacterium ventriosum genomic window:
- a CDS encoding relaxase/mobilization nuclease domain-containing protein — protein MAVTKVLNIGDCGTGYHGKHLKAAIDYIKASEKTDGGRLVGGINCQPDFAYDRMKSTKVKFGKTDKRQAYHFIISFEEGEVDDDTAFEITQRFAKEYIGNEYEVVFSVHNNTDHKHGHIIFNSVNMVNGKKYRYEKGDWAKYIQPLTNRLCEEYGLSTIDISADGKGINERYKDWNPYRDGKFIWKDMVMRDVDSCIVQASTYDSFLGLMEEKGYTIKQGKHMAVMMPGMKRYMRIDAWGSEYTKERITERIREESIADYKPQKERSQPKIVYCKFTRYKRAKLTGLQKKYFAKLYRTGKLKKRSYSQAWKYRDDIKKMHKLHAQYTFLSKYGIKDIGELNDRWQVLDDKRKSINREISRVRRGEKASEKLFKALEKIDELSESENCYIRGDDFFKEEHEQYILLSDEIKNQGYTVEEIRSLKEHYKNKYAELRSILKDVKKQLKISDEIIREENEKSGRSIEEVREEKQIKEKDKQPQK, from the coding sequence TTGGCAGTAACAAAGGTTCTTAATATAGGTGACTGTGGCACAGGTTATCACGGAAAGCATTTAAAAGCTGCAATTGATTATATTAAGGCATCTGAAAAGACAGATGGCGGAAGATTGGTGGGTGGTATTAACTGTCAGCCTGACTTTGCATATGACAGGATGAAAAGCACAAAAGTGAAATTTGGAAAAACAGATAAAAGACAGGCATATCATTTCATTATATCTTTTGAGGAAGGAGAAGTGGATGATGATACTGCCTTTGAAATAACACAAAGGTTTGCAAAGGAATATATAGGAAATGAATATGAAGTTGTATTTTCCGTACATAATAACACAGACCATAAGCACGGGCATATTATATTTAACAGCGTGAACATGGTAAATGGTAAAAAGTACAGATACGAAAAAGGTGACTGGGCAAAGTATATACAGCCACTTACTAACAGGTTGTGTGAGGAATATGGTCTTTCAACCATAGACATAAGTGCTGACGGAAAAGGTATAAATGAAAGATATAAAGACTGGAACCCGTATCGGGACGGTAAGTTTATATGGAAAGACATGGTTATGAGAGACGTGGATTCATGTATTGTTCAGGCTTCAACTTATGACAGTTTTTTAGGCTTGATGGAAGAAAAAGGATATACCATAAAACAGGGAAAACATATGGCAGTGATGATGCCGGGAATGAAACGATATATGAGAATTGATGCCTGGGGCAGTGAATACACAAAAGAAAGAATTACAGAGAGAATAAGAGAAGAAAGTATTGCAGATTATAAGCCACAGAAAGAAAGAAGCCAGCCAAAGATAGTGTATTGTAAATTTACAAGATATAAGAGAGCTAAGCTTACAGGACTTCAGAAAAAATACTTTGCAAAGCTGTACAGGACAGGAAAACTGAAAAAGAGATCTTATTCACAGGCATGGAAATATCGTGATGACATAAAAAAGATGCATAAGTTGCATGCACAATATACATTTTTATCAAAGTATGGAATTAAAGATATAGGAGAATTAAACGACAGATGGCAGGTACTTGATGATAAAAGAAAAAGTATTAACAGGGAAATAAGCAGAGTACGCCGTGGTGAAAAAGCATCTGAAAAACTTTTTAAAGCCTTAGAAAAGATTGATGAATTAAGTGAGAGTGAAAACTGTTACATAAGAGGAGATGACTTTTTTAAGGAAGAACATGAACAGTACATTCTGCTTTCTGATGAAATAAAAAATCAGGGATATACCGTAGAAGAGATAAGAAGTTTAAAAGAACATTATAAAAATAAGTATGCAGAATTACGAAGCATACTTAAAGATGTAAAAAAGCAATTAAAAATTTCGGATGAAATTATCAGAGAAGAAAATGAAAAATCTGGAAGAAGCATCGAAGAAGTTAGAGAAGAAAAACAAATAAAAGAAAAAGACAAGCAGCCACAAAAGTAG
- a CDS encoding VirB4-like conjugal transfer ATPase, CD1110 family, producing MGLFTDGFKKLKKASEPLYKSPKSIQETIEIMEVSESGIFKVQQNKYSKTYKFMDINYTTATYDEQEEILQRYCKFLNSFDCSFKITINNKNKDMQDLRKYILLPYLNDGFDDFRKIYNKIIEEKIKEGRQGIEQERYLTVTVERKKFEEAGAQFATIEVNIRKAFNELGTGIKALTGNERLHVLHDFYNIGKEDEFDFDIREAKRVGRDFRNDLCNGMIKFHQDYFETENKFCRALFFKKYPKSLSEELLNTITMLPVHMITSIDVVPVPKDMTIRVLQKKYLGVESDIIKQQQVRNRNNDFSTEISYAKRMEKKDIEDMMNNVRENDESMFYTSVNIIVMADSKEELESACETIVTIGKGNGVTIDTNQFMQREALNTILPIGVRQIETMRTMLTNSLAGLVPFNVQELNDEGGNYYGINQVSKNINVGNRKKLINGNGFVFGVPGSGKSFFSKMEMGSVFLKGEDDVIVIDPMHEYFDIAKTYGGTVVNLSTYTDNYVNPLDMDVWNLDARDSKGWIREKCSFMFGLCEQCLNKPLTPQQRSIIDRCLTEMYLDIARSREKYIPVMSDFYERLLNQTDADERKIAKDIALSLEIFVKGSLNIFNNQTNVDMNNRFTVYGIRDLGQDLAPVSMLIMMEAIQQRIVENGQKGRATWLYIDEFHVLLNSEYSAKYLQQLWKKVRKQGGLCTGITQNVIDLLQNYTATTMLANSEFVAILKQANTDAEKIAEVVGVSESQLEFVSNAPSGMGLIKCGNVIIPFDNTISKDTELYKLYNTNIHERIANKESINS from the coding sequence ATGGGATTATTTACGGATGGGTTTAAGAAATTAAAGAAAGCATCTGAACCGCTTTACAAAAGTCCTAAATCCATACAGGAAACAATAGAAATAATGGAAGTATCTGAAAGCGGAATCTTTAAGGTACAGCAGAATAAATATTCAAAAACATACAAGTTTATGGATATTAATTATACAACTGCAACTTATGACGAGCAGGAAGAAATACTGCAGAGATACTGTAAATTCTTAAATTCTTTTGACTGTTCTTTTAAGATTACAATCAATAATAAAAATAAAGACATGCAGGATTTGAGAAAGTACATACTTCTTCCATACTTAAATGACGGTTTTGATGATTTCAGAAAAATATATAACAAAATCATAGAGGAGAAGATAAAGGAAGGAAGACAGGGAATAGAGCAGGAAAGATATCTGACCGTAACTGTTGAGAGAAAAAAATTTGAAGAAGCAGGGGCACAGTTTGCAACCATTGAGGTAAATATAAGAAAAGCATTTAATGAACTTGGAACAGGTATTAAAGCGTTAACAGGAAATGAAAGACTCCATGTGCTGCATGATTTTTACAACATTGGAAAAGAAGATGAGTTTGATTTTGACATAAGGGAAGCAAAACGTGTGGGAAGAGATTTCAGAAATGATTTGTGCAATGGAATGATTAAGTTTCATCAGGATTATTTTGAGACAGAAAACAAGTTTTGCCGGGCATTATTTTTCAAAAAATATCCAAAGAGTTTGTCAGAAGAACTTCTTAATACAATCACAATGCTTCCGGTACATATGATAACAAGCATAGATGTTGTTCCGGTTCCAAAAGATATGACCATTAGGGTTTTACAGAAAAAGTATCTGGGAGTAGAATCAGATATTATAAAACAGCAACAGGTAAGAAACAGAAACAATGATTTTTCAACAGAGATTTCTTATGCAAAGAGGATGGAGAAAAAAGACATTGAAGACATGATGAACAACGTAAGGGAAAATGATGAGAGCATGTTTTATACTTCCGTTAATATAATCGTTATGGCAGACAGTAAGGAAGAACTGGAAAGTGCCTGTGAAACAATTGTGACAATTGGAAAAGGTAATGGAGTTACAATCGACACAAATCAGTTTATGCAGAGGGAAGCATTAAATACCATACTTCCAATTGGTGTAAGACAGATTGAAACAATGAGAACAATGCTTACCAATTCACTTGCAGGTTTAGTTCCATTTAACGTGCAGGAATTAAATGACGAAGGCGGCAATTATTACGGTATCAATCAGGTGTCAAAGAATATCAATGTTGGAAACAGAAAGAAGCTTATAAATGGAAACGGGTTTGTATTTGGTGTTCCCGGTTCAGGAAAATCCTTTTTCAGCAAAATGGAAATGGGAAGTGTTTTTTTAAAAGGAGAAGATGATGTAATCGTAATTGATCCGATGCATGAATACTTTGACATTGCAAAGACGTACGGAGGAACAGTTGTTAATTTATCAACGTATACGGATAACTATGTAAATCCTCTTGATATGGACGTGTGGAATCTGGATGCCAGAGACTCAAAAGGATGGATTAGGGAAAAATGTTCATTTATGTTTGGCTTGTGTGAACAGTGTCTTAATAAACCGCTTACACCGCAGCAGCGTTCTATTATTGACAGGTGCTTAACAGAGATGTATTTGGATATCGCAAGAAGCAGAGAAAAGTATATTCCGGTAATGTCTGATTTTTATGAAAGACTATTAAACCAGACAGATGCAGATGAAAGAAAGATAGCTAAGGATATTGCCCTTTCTCTTGAAATCTTTGTAAAAGGTTCCTTAAACATTTTTAATAATCAGACAAACGTGGATATGAATAACAGATTTACTGTTTATGGAATAAGAGACTTAGGACAGGACCTTGCCCCGGTATCTATGCTTATTATGATGGAAGCAATTCAGCAGAGAATTGTTGAGAACGGACAAAAAGGCAGGGCAACATGGCTTTACATAGACGAATTTCATGTTCTCTTAAATTCAGAGTACAGTGCAAAGTATTTACAGCAGCTATGGAAAAAGGTAAGAAAGCAGGGTGGACTATGCACAGGCATAACACAGAATGTTATTGACCTTTTGCAGAACTATACTGCAACGACTATGCTTGCAAACAGTGAGTTTGTGGCAATATTAAAACAGGCAAACACAGATGCAGAAAAAATAGCGGAAGTGGTAGGTGTATCAGAGTCACAGCTTGAATTTGTAAGCAATGCACCGTCAGGCATGGGACTTATTAAGTGTGGAAACGTGATTATTCCGTTTGATAATACTATCAGCAAAGACACAGAGCTTTATAAATTGTATAATACAAATATCCATGAAAGAATAGCAAATAAGGAAAGTATCAATAGTTAA
- a CDS encoding PcfB family protein — MADEIAEAVQIIRVAYDGIEIAMKVGSDGIEAMKKVLNVIKGMLDYEKNLGRTSMRKLLMRGGDLQVLQFDNSEMKKVKKLAKKYGILYSTMPNINKGQTEIIFHSEATPRINVMLQKMKSGHISTFDDYVKKSDSEGKNKLIDYFQKQKEENGKFHTQEEEKAGEAIQELIEKIGLYAVEKNDVSDDTIKDKFDIGSDDAKEIIGKLVTMGALEKSDTDNSYKAAMDKDAFTKRINSYRSIAERIQAVSMSKNNNLSDITISKTLIDEESQAAVKTRVPGTWGEKVRYVWIRKENIMEIHNGKTMLTFLDMEKEYKLYDGSNRVVQTIRGSELYSKHYDSVEAAVRKKYEKKKPDKEVTLKTEEHGRSRR, encoded by the coding sequence ATGGCAGATGAAATAGCAGAAGCAGTACAGATTATAAGAGTAGCTTATGACGGTATTGAGATAGCAATGAAAGTTGGAAGTGACGGCATAGAAGCAATGAAAAAAGTTCTAAATGTAATAAAAGGAATGCTTGATTATGAAAAAAATCTTGGAAGAACTTCAATGAGAAAGCTTTTGATGAGAGGAGGGGACCTGCAGGTTTTACAGTTTGACAACAGTGAAATGAAAAAAGTTAAAAAACTTGCAAAAAAGTATGGAATACTGTATTCCACAATGCCCAATATCAATAAGGGACAGACTGAAATAATTTTTCATTCGGAAGCAACACCAAGAATTAATGTTATGCTGCAGAAAATGAAATCAGGACATATAAGCACATTTGATGACTATGTAAAAAAGAGTGACAGTGAGGGAAAGAATAAACTTATTGACTACTTTCAAAAGCAGAAAGAAGAAAACGGTAAGTTTCATACACAGGAGGAAGAAAAAGCAGGAGAGGCAATACAGGAGCTGATTGAAAAAATAGGTCTTTATGCCGTTGAAAAAAATGATGTATCGGATGATACCATAAAAGATAAGTTTGATATAGGAAGTGATGATGCAAAAGAAATAATTGGAAAACTTGTTACTATGGGGGCACTGGAAAAGTCAGATACGGATAATAGTTATAAGGCAGCAATGGATAAAGATGCCTTTACAAAAAGAATTAACAGTTATCGTAGTATTGCAGAGAGAATACAGGCAGTGTCCATGTCAAAAAACAATAATCTTTCAGACATTACAATATCAAAAACACTGATAGATGAGGAAAGTCAGGCAGCTGTTAAAACAAGAGTTCCAGGAACATGGGGAGAAAAAGTTCGTTATGTGTGGATAAGAAAAGAAAACATAATGGAAATACATAACGGAAAAACAATGCTTACATTTTTAGATATGGAAAAGGAATATAAACTTTATGACGGAAGTAACAGAGTAGTACAGACAATAAGGGGAAGTGAATTATATTCTAAACATTATGACAGTGTGGAAGCTGCTGTAAGAAAGAAATATGAAAAGAAGAAACCTGATAAAGAAGTTACATTAAAAACAGAAGAGCATGGAAGGAGCAGAAGATAA
- a CDS encoding PrgI family protein has translation MSVEINKDIDKFQESVVLGLTAKQLIASILSVLVGGIIVFLTYKKVGLTLSAYIAIPVVAPIALSGFYTYNGMSFMQVMKKRIQFMFKAKPLLYKSTENAEELKKIAAQIEEEKRKTETDNKSEFNKTKKKMIVVLAVSIVSVIAAIGIAYGCKFL, from the coding sequence ATGTCAGTGGAAATAAATAAAGATATAGATAAATTTCAGGAATCGGTTGTGTTAGGACTTACAGCAAAACAGCTTATAGCTTCAATTCTAAGTGTGCTGGTGGGTGGAATAATAGTATTCCTTACATATAAAAAAGTAGGTCTTACGTTGTCAGCATATATAGCCATTCCGGTGGTGGCTCCAATAGCTTTAAGCGGATTTTATACATACAACGGAATGAGCTTTATGCAGGTAATGAAAAAAAGAATACAGTTTATGTTTAAAGCAAAACCGTTACTTTATAAGTCTACGGAAAATGCAGAGGAGTTAAAGAAAATCGCAGCACAGATTGAGGAAGAAAAAAGAAAGACGGAAACGGATAATAAATCAGAGTTTAACAAAACAAAAAAGAAAATGATTGTGGTGCTTGCAGTAAGCATCGTGTCAGTAATTGCAGCCATAGGCATTGCCTATGGCTGTAAATTTTTATAA
- a CDS encoding plasmid mobilization protein, producing the protein MADNRHKVVKHFRFTETEAKTLRKFAKMYGMTDSDYMRFLLSQKPEDYPEIRQMLSELINEVNHIGNNINQIARKNNAGFYKRDDMESLRSYMRKLILSVREVEKKIGSNKGS; encoded by the coding sequence ATGGCAGATAACAGACATAAGGTAGTAAAGCATTTTCGATTTACTGAAACCGAAGCAAAGACGTTGAGAAAATTTGCAAAAATGTATGGTATGACTGATTCAGATTATATGCGTTTCCTTTTAAGCCAGAAACCGGAAGATTATCCTGAGATAAGGCAGATGCTTTCAGAACTGATTAATGAAGTAAATCACATAGGAAATAACATAAACCAGATAGCAAGAAAAAATAATGCAGGATTTTATAAACGTGATGACATGGAAAGTTTAAGGTCATATATGAGAAAGCTGATTCTTTCAGTTAGAGAAGTGGAAAAAAAGATTGGCAGTAACAAAGGTTCTTAA
- a CDS encoding DUF4313 domain-containing protein — protein MNKKMNYESKWGDVNVELSMSQYTDNGNIYLELVNTEGEYPEPYGNITVNLVEVPKYCGYVDTNNMPEMEKFLEENDLGDFTGITLKSGFCEYPLYVFNVDKLRELCPKQMAEYEKNFERNRDKEHEKGQVK, from the coding sequence ATGAACAAAAAGATGAATTATGAATCTAAATGGGGAGATGTAAATGTAGAACTTTCAATGAGCCAGTATACAGACAATGGCAATATTTATCTTGAACTGGTAAATACAGAGGGTGAATATCCGGAACCTTATGGAAACATAACTGTTAATTTAGTGGAAGTACCTAAATACTGCGGATATGTTGATACAAATAACATGCCGGAGATGGAAAAGTTTTTGGAAGAAAATGATTTAGGAGATTTCACGGGAATTACATTAAAAAGCGGTTTTTGCGAGTATCCGCTTTATGTTTTCAATGTGGATAAACTACGAGAGTTATGCCCCAAACAGATGGCTGAATATGAAAAAAACTTTGAGCGTAACAGAGATAAAGAACATGAAAAAGGGCAGGTGAAATAA
- a CDS encoding type IV secretory system conjugative DNA transfer family protein: protein MTEKKKKTSFVLLFIGAVLAAYLGYLINGAWSQGMDFNEFMESLNHVFAEPFQNYYEGKATVKAVTVAVLTYGMAILMYYTSRRNLMPGKEYGTAKFADINQVNKIIKDKDEHCNRILSQNVRMSLDTRKTKLNNNVLIIGGSGAGKTFYEVKPNLMQMPDKCSFIVTDPKGGAKRSIVKSYGTIVTNN, encoded by the coding sequence ATGACAGAAAAGAAGAAAAAGACTTCCTTTGTTCTTCTTTTTATTGGTGCAGTTTTGGCAGCATATTTAGGATATCTGATAAACGGTGCCTGGAGTCAGGGTATGGACTTTAATGAATTTATGGAATCATTAAATCATGTGTTTGCAGAGCCTTTTCAAAACTATTATGAAGGGAAAGCAACAGTTAAGGCAGTTACCGTCGCAGTACTTACATATGGCATGGCAATACTTATGTACTATACAAGCAGAAGAAATCTGATGCCCGGCAAGGAATACGGAACTGCAAAGTTTGCCGATATAAATCAGGTAAACAAAATAATTAAGGATAAGGATGAACATTGTAACAGAATATTAAGTCAGAATGTAAGAATGAGTCTTGATACGAGAAAAACAAAACTTAATAACAATGTTCTTATTATCGGTGGCTCCGGTGCAGGAAAAACTTTTTATGAAGTAAAACCAAACCTTATGCAGATGCCTGATAAGTGTTCATTCATTGTTACTGATCCGAAAGGCGGTGCGAAACGTTCCATAGTGAAAAGCTATGGCACGATTGTAACTAATAATTGA
- the ltrA gene encoding group II intron reverse transcriptase/maturase, which produces MLKKTKLRYNEYYDMQRVYDSLYSASKNGNNFYKLLEIIGSEENIRLAYRNLKSNKGSNTKGTDGKTIDDIKELTDETVINTVREMLADYKPKSVRRVYIPKPGSDKKRPLGIPCIWDRLVQQCILQVLEPICEPKFHNHSYGFRPNRDTHHAISRTVSMINMYKHYYCVDVDIKGFFDNVDHGKLLKQIWTLGIRDKRLISIISKILKSEIKGEGIPTKGTPQGGIISPLLSLIVLNELDWWISNQWETFKPNRMSNVEAFRTYAKKYTNLKDGFLIRYADDFKIMCGSYNEAQRWYHATVDFLKTRLKLDISEEKPKVINLKKNSSTYLGFKIKVVPKGKTRYGYIAKTDMSDKAIKNAKSNLKAKIINIRKDNPTVAIKNYNSAIRGIQNYYCIATNIYNNLTDVNYALLPTIRIRLRDISKTIPFKETDINFQKQTMGIQKETKIVTIGDMCLLPLTGVHHRSPMNFSQEISNYTSKGREKIHKNLMLITQREFEAIAKMRDPTETIEFNDNSLSAYVIQQGNCYITGKKLDVSHMKCIRKKPLKKRGTNNHGNIIFINSDVYKAIFTRKMVEAQGLLRKFKLNEEQWKKVNYIRQNYDYQKV; this is translated from the coding sequence ATGCTAAAGAAAACCAAATTGAGATACAACGAATATTATGATATGCAAAGAGTATATGATTCATTGTATTCAGCAAGTAAAAACGGTAACAACTTTTATAAGTTACTGGAGATTATTGGTTCAGAAGAAAATATCAGGTTAGCATATAGAAACCTAAAGAGTAATAAAGGTAGTAATACCAAGGGAACTGATGGAAAGACAATAGACGATATTAAAGAACTAACAGATGAAACTGTGATTAATACAGTGAGAGAGATGTTAGCTGACTACAAACCTAAGTCTGTCAGAAGAGTGTACATTCCAAAACCAGGAAGTGACAAGAAAAGACCATTGGGTATTCCGTGTATATGGGACAGATTGGTTCAGCAGTGCATATTGCAGGTCCTTGAACCAATCTGTGAACCTAAGTTTCACAACCATTCATATGGTTTTAGACCAAACAGAGACACACATCACGCAATTAGTAGAACAGTTAGTATGATAAATATGTACAAGCATTACTACTGTGTTGATGTTGACATAAAAGGGTTTTTCGACAATGTCGACCACGGAAAACTTTTGAAACAGATATGGACACTTGGAATAAGAGACAAGCGTTTAATAAGTATCATAAGTAAGATACTTAAGTCAGAAATAAAGGGAGAAGGAATACCGACAAAAGGTACACCACAAGGTGGAATAATAAGTCCACTACTATCCCTAATAGTCTTAAATGAATTAGATTGGTGGATAAGTAATCAATGGGAAACATTCAAACCAAACAGAATGTCTAATGTTGAAGCATTTCGAACATATGCGAAGAAATACACCAATCTGAAAGATGGATTTCTAATAAGATATGCAGATGATTTCAAAATAATGTGTGGAAGTTATAACGAAGCACAGAGATGGTATCACGCAACAGTGGATTTCTTAAAAACAAGATTGAAATTGGACATAAGTGAAGAAAAACCAAAAGTCATAAATCTTAAGAAAAACTCATCAACATATTTAGGTTTTAAAATAAAAGTCGTTCCAAAGGGGAAGACCAGATATGGTTATATAGCAAAGACTGATATGAGTGACAAGGCAATTAAGAATGCAAAAAGCAATCTAAAAGCCAAAATAATTAACATTCGAAAAGACAACCCAACAGTGGCAATTAAAAACTATAATTCAGCCATTAGAGGAATACAAAATTATTATTGCATAGCAACAAATATTTACAACAATTTAACGGATGTGAATTACGCTCTCTTACCAACCATAAGAATACGTCTTAGAGACATTAGCAAAACAATTCCATTTAAGGAAACAGACATTAATTTTCAAAAACAAACAATGGGTATTCAGAAAGAAACAAAAATTGTAACCATAGGAGATATGTGTTTACTCCCATTAACGGGAGTTCACCATAGGAGTCCTATGAATTTCTCTCAGGAAATAAGTAATTATACTTCAAAAGGTCGAGAGAAAATACACAAGAATTTAATGCTTATTACACAAAGAGAATTTGAAGCCATAGCTAAAATGAGAGACCCAACAGAAACAATAGAATTTAATGACAATAGTTTATCAGCATATGTCATTCAGCAAGGAAATTGTTACATAACGGGTAAGAAGTTAGATGTTAGCCATATGAAGTGCATTAGAAAGAAACCTTTAAAAAAGAGGGGAACTAATAATCACGGAAATATAATCTTTATAAATTCAGATGTGTACAAGGCAATATTTACGAGAAAGATGGTTGAAGCCCAAGGTTTATTAAGAAAATTTAAGTTGAATGAAGAACAATGGAAAAAAGTTAATTATATAAGGCAAAATTATGATTACCAAAAGGTTTAG